In Misgurnus anguillicaudatus chromosome 5, ASM2758022v2, whole genome shotgun sequence, a genomic segment contains:
- the pip5k1bb gene encoding phosphatidylinositol 4-phosphate 5-kinase type-1 beta, with the protein MSSANENGVSGTSNTSREKTYKKTTSSALKGAIQLGIGYTVGNLTSKPDRDVLMQDFYVVESVFLPSEGSNLTPAHHYPDFRFKTYAPLAFRYFRELFGIKPDDYLYSICKEPLIELSNPGASGSLFYLTSDDEFIIKTVQHKEAEFLQKLLPGYYMNLNQNPRTLLPKFYGLYCVQSGGMNIRVVVMNNVLPRSLKMHYKYDLKGSTYKRRASRKERENACPTYKDLDFVDMQDGLYFDPETHSALMKTLQRDCRVLESFKIMDYSLLLGVHVLDHGRRERDLTGTDWKRTLGQKVLYSTAMESIQGDGRAAEALSSDNTMGGIPARTNRDEKLLIFLGIIDILQSYRFMKKLEHSWKALVYDGDTVSVHRPSFYANRFLKFMSSRVFRKTHPNRFSPSKRPRNSIPALKFSSQEILSSQKDEKREECVDRLTGARSLASLDGPVFWSYKRPDLVPQAPYPHEAAPIKHNISPPSYYMTTRYLEARSNERCAISSSSTFTLEDSAICLISEQSTMNVDRDDESVLDAYF; encoded by the exons ACTACTTCATCTGCCCTGAAAGGAGCCATCCAGCTGGGCATCGGTTACACCGTAGGGAACCTGACCTCAAAACCTGACCGAGATGTGCTCATGCAGGACTTCTACGTGGTGGAGAGCGTGTTTTTACCCAG TGAGGGAAGTAACCTGACTCCAGCGCACCATTATCCAGACTTTCGCTTCAAGACGTACGCACCATTGGCTTTCCGCTACTTCCGGGAGCTGTTTGGGATCAAGCCAGACGATTACCTG TACTCTATATGTAAAGAACCTCTGATCGAGTTGTCTAACCCGGGCGCCAGCGGCTCGCTCTTTTACCTGACCAGCGATGATGAATTCATCATCAAAACTGTCCAGCACAAAGAGGCCGAGTTTCTACAGAAACTGCTTCCAGGATAC TACATGAACCTCAACCAGAACCCAAGGACTCTCCTACCCAAGTTTTACGGGTTGTACTGCGTCCAGTCAGGAGGGATGAACATTCGTGTCGTTGTTATGAACAACGTTTTACCGAGATCTTTAAAGATGCACTACAAATATGACTTAAAAGGCTCCACGTACAAGAGGCGGGCATCTCGTAAAGAGCGAGAAAATGCCTGTCCCACGTATAAAGACCTTGACTTTGTGGACATGCAGGATGGCCTGTACTTTGACCCAGAGACGCACAGCGCCCTGATGAAGACGTTACAGCGAGACTGTCGG GTGCTTGAGAGTTTTAAAATCATGGACTACAGTCTGCTGCTGGGTGTGCACGTCCTAGACCACGGTCGCAGGGAAAGAGACCTCACAGGAACGGATTGGAAGAGAACTTTAGGACAGAAAGTGCTTTACTCCACTGCGATGGAGTCCATTCAGGGGGATGGCAGAGCCGCCGAGGCCCTGAGCTCCGACAACAC AATGGGGGGAATTCCTGCAAGAACAAACAGAGACGAGAAGCTGCTGATTTTCCTGGGCATAATCGACATCTTACAATCTTACAG GTTTATGAAGAAGCTCGAACATTCGTGGAAGGCACTCGTCTATGATGGT GACACCGTCTCTGTGCACAGACCGAGTTTCTATGCAAACAGATTTCTTAAGTTCATGAGCAGCAGAGTATTTCGAAAGACTCATC CAAATCGTTTCTCCCCGAGCAAGAGGCCGAGGAACTCCATACCAGCCCTGAAGTTCTCCTCGCAGGAGATTCTGTCCTCACAGAAGGATGAGAAACGCGAGGAATGTGTCGACAGACTCACAGGAGCTCGTAGTCTAGCTAGTCTAGATGGACCAG TGTTCTGGTCCTATAAACGTCCTGACCTGGTCCCTCAAGCTCCTTACCCACATGAAGCCGCTCCCATCAAACACAACATCTCCCCACCCTCTTATTACATGACAACTCGCTACCTGGAGGCCAGATCCAACGAAAG ATGTGCCATTAGTTCAAGCTCAACCTTTACATTGGAGGACAGCGCCATCTGTCTGATATCCGAGCAAAGCACCATGAACGTTGATAGAGATGACGAATCTGTGCTGGATGCCTATTTT TGA